A single region of the Lactobacillus isalae genome encodes:
- a CDS encoding LysR family transcriptional regulator, with protein sequence MNDKDLLYFCKLVETQNYTLTANSFNVTQPTISMAIKRLQNRFDDPLIFQKNRKSKITLSPAGELLYQKAKYLLKEIASIDYDVKHANIKKIRVAFSGIAGSIYIPEIIEKFYKEDIVNLLDARLERSATAFKDLNNGDVDVAIYSWMVPINDPAYFIRNLDRTELVIITGKDDPWKNKKIIDAQELRNRKFVARQKGYLTRECLEEEAKLGDFTPNILYTARTMKLMIDLVKRNVGIALAMENSVKDEKDLHIIRLRSGQKLWAYMQIAMRKSFIPNKYQKQGIDILRKFHLN encoded by the coding sequence ATGAATGACAAAGATCTATTATATTTTTGCAAATTAGTTGAAACGCAGAATTATACTCTAACTGCTAATTCATTTAATGTTACACAACCAACAATTTCGATGGCAATCAAGCGACTTCAAAACAGATTTGATGACCCTTTGATTTTTCAAAAAAATCGCAAAAGTAAAATTACACTTTCACCAGCAGGTGAATTACTTTATCAGAAAGCAAAATATCTTTTAAAAGAAATAGCAAGTATCGATTACGACGTTAAACACGCTAATATTAAAAAAATTAGAGTAGCTTTTTCTGGGATTGCTGGTAGTATTTATATTCCCGAAATTATAGAAAAATTTTATAAAGAAGATATTGTTAACCTGTTAGATGCTCGCTTAGAAAGAAGTGCTACCGCATTTAAAGATTTAAATAATGGCGATGTAGACGTTGCTATCTATTCTTGGATGGTACCGATCAACGATCCTGCCTATTTTATCCGTAATTTAGATCGGACTGAGTTAGTTATTATTACCGGTAAAGATGACCCTTGGAAAAATAAAAAAATTATTGATGCCCAAGAACTAAGGAACCGCAAGTTTGTGGCTAGACAAAAAGGTTATCTAACTAGAGAATGTTTGGAAGAAGAGGCAAAGCTCGGCGATTTTACTCCAAACATTTTATACACGGCTCGAACAATGAAACTAATGATCGATTTAGTTAAAAGAAATGTTGGTATTGCTCTAGCAATGGAGAATTCCGTTAAAGATGAAAAAGATCTCCACATAATTCGCTTGCGTTCAGGACAAAAACTCTGGGCATACATGCAAATTGCAATGAGAAAAAGTTTTATTCCTAATAAATATCAAAAACAAGGAATTGATATTCTTCGAAAGTTTCATCTAAATTAA
- a CDS encoding DASS family sodium-coupled anion symporter: MLAKVNWKGFILPVIIGCVLWFITPFRPTAITPIAWLLFALFIATIVACITKPLPMVGSTLVAVTIGTLLHIFNIKEVSASFGNTTVWLIAMCLFMSAGFIRSGLGKRVAYLFIKSFGKRTIGLAYSLSTVETLMAIAIPSNIARVNGIMYPIIDALSRQMGSDPKEGTQRKLGSYLIFNEYEVNIVTSTMFLTGLAGNMVALGIAKTQGITVSWMQWFLAAIVPGLISLILVPFILYKIYPPEVKETPNANAWASKKLEKMGKMTPAEKIMACVFVLALLLWLLGSSIGIDATLVGFIAVSILLISGVITVKDMLEQKGAWSLIVWLSIVMLMSQKLMKLGFFPWFSKELGLMLHGVNWVCVLVILFLVYFYIHYMFPSITTQSSAVLAGFLSIALGAGVPKLMAGLMLGFAGSIFCSTTPYSAGPAALLSTTGYVKSSDWWKLSAVFGVFFNIVWLGGGLLWTKIIGFW, from the coding sequence ATGTTGGCAAAAGTAAATTGGAAGGGATTTATACTTCCAGTAATTATTGGATGTGTGTTGTGGTTTATTACGCCTTTTAGACCAACCGCAATAACACCAATTGCATGGCTTTTATTTGCTTTATTTATTGCTACTATTGTGGCATGTATTACTAAACCATTGCCGATGGTTGGTTCTACTTTGGTGGCTGTTACCATTGGTACGTTGCTTCATATTTTTAATATTAAAGAAGTATCTGCATCTTTTGGTAATACGACTGTTTGGCTAATTGCAATGTGCTTGTTCATGTCCGCTGGATTTATTAGATCAGGCTTGGGTAAACGTGTTGCTTATCTATTTATCAAATCTTTTGGTAAAAGAACAATTGGATTGGCTTATTCACTTTCAACCGTTGAAACTTTGATGGCAATTGCTATTCCAAGTAATATTGCACGTGTCAACGGCATTATGTACCCAATTATTGATGCCTTATCTAGACAAATGGGGTCAGATCCAAAAGAAGGTACACAAAGAAAGTTAGGATCATATTTGATTTTTAACGAGTACGAAGTAAATATTGTAACTTCAACTATGTTTTTAACTGGACTAGCTGGAAATATGGTTGCTTTAGGTATTGCTAAAACTCAAGGAATTACTGTTTCATGGATGCAGTGGTTCTTGGCAGCAATTGTTCCCGGACTTATTTCTTTAATTTTAGTACCATTTATTTTGTATAAAATTTATCCACCAGAAGTTAAAGAAACACCCAACGCTAATGCGTGGGCAAGTAAAAAACTTGAAAAAATGGGAAAAATGACACCTGCTGAAAAAATTATGGCTTGTGTATTTGTCTTAGCTTTGCTTTTATGGCTATTAGGCTCAAGTATTGGAATTGATGCAACTTTAGTTGGTTTTATTGCAGTTTCAATTTTGTTGATTTCAGGTGTAATCACGGTAAAAGATATGCTTGAACAAAAGGGCGCCTGGAGTTTGATTGTATGGTTATCAATTGTGATGCTCATGTCACAAAAATTAATGAAGTTAGGATTTTTCCCTTGGTTTTCAAAGGAATTAGGCCTAATGCTTCATGGCGTTAACTGGGTTTGTGTTTTAGTAATTTTATTCTTAGTTTACTTCTATATTCACTATATGTTTCCATCTATTACTACTCAGAGTTCAGCAGTATTAGCAGGATTTCTTTCAATTGCTCTTGGAGCGGGTGTACCAAAATTAATGGCGGGCTTAATGCTTGGATTTGCAGGCTCAATCTTTTGTTCAACTACTCCTTATTCAGCTGGACCAGCAGCACTTCTTTCAACTACAGGATATGTAAAATCATCAGATTGGTGGAAGTTATCCGCAGTTTTCGGTGTATTTTTTAATATTGTATGGCTCGGTGGCGGTCTGCTTTGGACTAAAATAATTGGTTTTTGGTAA
- a CDS encoding PTS lactose/cellobiose transporter subunit IIA, whose product MDAENQITKEEISMTGFSIVAYSGDARTYLMQAMDKASEGKITEAKELVKKAEESINLAHNEQTKLLSKEAGGDDMDVTFIMVHGQDTLMTTMLLKDQMKTIINLYERVNKLEGKSIE is encoded by the coding sequence ATGGACGCAGAAAATCAAATTACTAAAGAAGAAATTTCAATGACTGGTTTTTCAATTGTTGCATATTCAGGTGATGCAAGAACTTACTTAATGCAGGCAATGGATAAAGCTAGTGAAGGAAAGATTACTGAAGCAAAAGAACTTGTTAAGAAGGCGGAAGAATCAATCAACTTAGCTCACAATGAACAAACTAAGCTTTTGAGTAAAGAAGCTGGAGGAGATGATATGGATGTGACCTTCATTATGGTTCACGGTCAAGATACATTGATGACTACAATGCTTTTGAAGGACCAGATGAAGACAATTATTAATCTTTATGAACGAGTAAATAAGCTCGAAGGAAAAAGTATTGAATAA
- a CDS encoding PRD domain-containing protein, protein MEYRIIQILNNNVAIVHTGEGKQNIVMGRGIAFQKQKGDLIQEESVDKVFEIKDKNTVNDLTTLLSNVPLDFVTTSYDLIDQVQAKYNFAAEPYIYVTLTTHLFGAYQRLINGEDNVNYLPDLSDNYPVAYQIADDVIKGFQNGLDISFPESEHKSIALHFINAHTSGSVKEEKSQTENDEIIEVVQKELERNGIYRTKKNANDYDRLLVHLKYFIDRLHNHEPDSLPISEGMIGEIEASYSEAWRIVQRIKELMQEKLEIKLSLSEQTYLTIHIQRLI, encoded by the coding sequence ATGGAATATAGAATCATACAAATATTAAACAACAATGTTGCCATTGTTCATACCGGAGAAGGTAAACAAAACATTGTTATGGGAAGGGGGATTGCTTTTCAAAAACAAAAAGGAGATCTAATTCAAGAAGAAAGTGTAGATAAGGTATTTGAAATAAAAGATAAAAATACGGTTAATGATTTAACTACGTTATTATCCAATGTTCCGCTAGATTTTGTAACTACTAGTTATGACTTAATTGATCAAGTTCAGGCTAAATATAATTTTGCTGCTGAGCCTTATATTTATGTAACGTTGACAACGCACTTGTTTGGTGCGTATCAGCGTCTAATCAATGGTGAGGATAATGTTAATTATTTACCAGATTTAAGTGATAACTATCCAGTTGCTTATCAAATTGCAGATGATGTAATTAAGGGATTTCAAAATGGTTTAGATATTTCTTTCCCAGAATCAGAACATAAGAGTATCGCTCTTCATTTTATCAATGCTCATACTAGTGGAAGCGTTAAAGAAGAAAAGAGTCAGACAGAAAATGATGAAATTATTGAGGTTGTTCAAAAAGAACTAGAGAGGAATGGAATATATCGAACGAAAAAGAATGCTAATGATTACGATAGATTATTAGTTCATTTGAAATACTTTATTGATCGACTTCATAATCATGAACCAGATAGTTTACCAATTTCCGAGGGAATGATTGGAGAAATAGAAGCCAGTTATTCAGAAGCTTGGAGAATAGTTCAGAGAATAAAAGAATTAATGCAGGAAAAATTAGAAATAAAGTTATCGTTAAGTGAACAAACATATTTAACAATTCATATTCAGAGATTGATCTAA
- a CDS encoding FAD-binding protein codes for MVYKTKVSWDATYDVIVIGFGGAGAGAARFAADNNAKVLLIDAAPEGSEGGNTRYAGGAFAWGSNFDQLKEYYKQTYYPFKYDEAALDTFIKNVMQMKEYSKKYFGIEAQPTGRRPNGEYPEYKDAASMQSQSMTKGMYNGGFWKLLRKQVFDRLDKIDIWFESPAEHLIQDPDTNVVTGVVIKRNNKEVNVAAKRGVVLSLGGFENNQDMVQDFLGQGSLAPIGTLYNRGKGIDLAIEAGARLWHMSNYDSHGLSLRQNEPREKFAYMINWKSLFNGSIFVAGDDGTRYFREDEEDRHGYKYNHGNWVMIPNQNHPHIIMDQAQYEQLSKDQSPKADQIKELISYAIKADSIEELSEKIDAPYLKQAVEDFNFLTDVKKRDMFLNRKIQTMRSLKEGPYYAIPVRHNILHTHGGAQRNSECEVIGLDGKVIPNLYEAGELGDIFATKYLGANSIADLLISGKIAGTNAAKIKNNVDLPDTVTSASRVPEDLKSDAHQVKQHFEAGENQGIGSSDQGINDLPIVVRVTLDENQNLKNIETLQEKESGDLGGQAIPKLTKEMLDHNSVDVDSVSGASTTSRAFKDAVKQAIENARKSK; via the coding sequence ATGGTATATAAGACGAAAGTATCTTGGGATGCTACATATGATGTAATTGTAATTGGATTTGGTGGCGCCGGAGCAGGGGCAGCACGTTTTGCTGCTGATAATAATGCAAAAGTTCTTTTGATTGATGCTGCTCCTGAAGGAAGTGAAGGCGGTAATACTAGATACGCTGGTGGTGCTTTTGCTTGGGGATCAAATTTTGATCAGTTAAAGGAATATTACAAGCAAACGTATTATCCATTTAAATATGATGAAGCTGCCTTAGATACTTTTATTAAGAATGTAATGCAGATGAAGGAGTACTCAAAAAAGTACTTTGGAATTGAAGCTCAACCAACAGGCAGAAGACCAAACGGAGAATATCCAGAATATAAAGATGCAGCTTCAATGCAATCTCAAAGTATGACTAAGGGAATGTACAATGGTGGATTTTGGAAATTACTCCGCAAGCAAGTTTTTGATCGGCTAGATAAAATTGATATTTGGTTTGAATCACCCGCTGAACACTTGATTCAAGATCCTGATACTAATGTTGTAACTGGAGTTGTTATTAAGCGAAATAATAAAGAAGTAAATGTTGCTGCTAAAAGAGGCGTTGTCTTAAGCCTAGGTGGTTTTGAAAATAACCAAGATATGGTTCAAGATTTTCTTGGTCAAGGTTCTCTTGCTCCAATAGGTACTTTGTATAACCGTGGTAAGGGTATTGATCTTGCTATTGAAGCAGGTGCACGGTTATGGCATATGTCTAATTATGATTCGCATGGCTTATCGCTTAGACAAAATGAACCACGAGAGAAATTTGCTTACATGATTAATTGGAAGAGCTTATTTAATGGCTCAATTTTTGTAGCAGGGGATGATGGTACTCGTTACTTTAGAGAAGATGAAGAAGATCGTCACGGCTACAAGTACAATCATGGAAATTGGGTTATGATTCCTAATCAAAATCATCCCCATATTATTATGGATCAGGCTCAATATGAACAGCTTTCTAAAGATCAGTCACCTAAGGCAGATCAAATTAAAGAATTGATTTCATATGCAATTAAGGCAGATTCAATTGAAGAATTATCTGAAAAGATTGATGCTCCATACTTAAAACAGGCAGTTGAAGATTTTAATTTTTTAACTGATGTTAAAAAACGAGACATGTTTTTGAACAGAAAAATTCAAACAATGAGATCTTTAAAAGAAGGTCCATATTATGCTATTCCTGTACGCCATAATATTTTACATACACATGGTGGTGCACAAAGAAATTCTGAGTGTGAAGTAATTGGACTTGATGGAAAAGTAATTCCTAATTTATATGAAGCCGGAGAATTAGGGGATATTTTTGCTACAAAATACTTAGGTGCAAATTCAATTGCCGACTTATTAATTTCAGGAAAAATTGCTGGAACTAATGCAGCAAAAATAAAGAATAATGTAGATCTTCCAGATACTGTTACTAGCGCAAGTAGAGTTCCTGAAGACTTAAAGAGTGATGCACATCAAGTTAAGCAGCATTTTGAAGCTGGTGAAAATCAAGGAATTGGGTCAAGCGATCAGGGAATTAATGATCTTCCAATTGTTGTTCGTGTAACTTTAGATGAAAATCAAAACTTAAAGAATATCGAAACACTTCAAGAAAAAGAATCCGGTGATTTAGGTGGTCAGGCAATACCAAAATTGACTAAAGAAATGCTTGACCATAATTCAGTTGATGTGGACTCAGTTTCTGGTGCAAGTACAACTAGTAGAGCATTTAAAGATGCTGTTAAACAAGCTATAGAAAATGCTCGTAAAAGCAAATAG
- a CDS encoding PTS lactose transporter subunit IIBC: MNGFTKTMDKMKPKFEKIAANPYVSAIRDGFIAAMPIILFSSLFTLIAYVPNAWGFYWPKAVENALVLPYNYSMGLLALYVTATCAKNLTDYKNLKLPKTNQINSMNVILAAEISFIIIAIKVGKNGLDLTYLGTQGLIASYIVGLIVPNIYYQCIKHNVTIKMPDVVPQNIAQTFKDIFPMTFSVALFWLVQIVLNQFFGANLSECVVKVLSPLFHASDTYGGLALVAGAMAFFWFVGVQGPSIVAPAVAAIETTNVGLNQQLVHAGMQASHALTINCQDYIMNMGGTGSTFVVPFIFLLLAKSAQNKAAGKAAVIPGCFSVNEPILFGAPIIMNPVFFIPFLVTPMFNVCAYKFFVQVLHMNALYNTLPWTVPAPIGIIVSSGFAGLSFVYVILTLVIDTLIWLPFFKFYDNDLYKQEQAKLAKEEAAGVVSDSTADAAATLAATDKEAKDGITKDTNVMVICAGGGTSGILAKALNKMAKERNLPLHAAARAYGQHMDIINDMDLIILAPQMDSMKGNLQEIADHDGSKLVTTTGRQYIELTQNPDKAFKFVVDSLAGKNDEKKDEDTTGSVPNATV, translated from the coding sequence ATGAATGGTTTTACCAAAACAATGGATAAGATGAAGCCTAAGTTTGAAAAGATAGCTGCTAATCCATATGTTTCAGCAATTCGTGACGGTTTTATTGCTGCTATGCCAATTATTTTGTTTTCAAGTTTGTTTACATTGATTGCTTATGTACCAAACGCATGGGGATTTTATTGGCCTAAGGCAGTAGAGAATGCATTGGTTTTGCCTTACAACTATTCAATGGGATTGTTAGCTTTATATGTAACTGCAACCTGTGCAAAGAATTTAACGGATTATAAGAACTTAAAGCTACCTAAGACAAACCAAATTAATTCAATGAATGTTATCTTAGCTGCTGAAATTTCATTTATTATCATTGCTATAAAAGTTGGTAAGAATGGATTAGATTTAACTTACTTAGGTACGCAGGGATTAATTGCTTCATACATTGTTGGTTTGATTGTACCTAATATTTACTATCAATGTATCAAACATAATGTAACTATTAAAATGCCAGATGTAGTACCACAAAATATTGCTCAAACGTTTAAAGATATTTTTCCAATGACATTTTCAGTAGCATTATTCTGGTTGGTACAAATTGTCTTAAATCAATTCTTTGGTGCTAACTTATCTGAATGTGTGGTAAAAGTTCTTTCACCATTATTCCACGCAAGTGATACTTATGGCGGTTTGGCATTAGTTGCTGGTGCGATGGCATTCTTCTGGTTCGTTGGTGTACAAGGTCCTTCAATTGTTGCACCAGCTGTAGCTGCAATTGAAACGACTAACGTTGGCTTAAACCAACAATTAGTTCATGCAGGAATGCAAGCAAGCCATGCCTTAACTATTAACTGTCAAGACTACATTATGAATATGGGTGGTACTGGATCAACTTTTGTAGTTCCATTTATCTTCTTACTTTTAGCTAAATCAGCTCAAAACAAGGCTGCTGGTAAAGCTGCTGTTATTCCTGGATGTTTCTCAGTTAACGAACCTATCTTGTTCGGTGCTCCAATTATTATGAACCCAGTATTCTTCATTCCATTTTTGGTAACACCAATGTTCAATGTTTGTGCTTATAAATTCTTTGTTCAAGTTCTTCATATGAACGCTTTGTATAACACATTACCTTGGACTGTACCAGCTCCAATAGGTATTATCGTATCTTCTGGTTTTGCAGGTTTGTCATTTGTTTATGTAATCTTAACTTTAGTTATCGATACATTAATTTGGCTTCCATTCTTTAAATTCTACGACAATGATTTGTACAAACAAGAACAAGCTAAGCTCGCTAAAGAAGAAGCTGCTGGCGTAGTTAGTGATTCTACTGCTGATGCAGCTGCTACTCTTGCAGCTACTGACAAAGAAGCTAAAGATGGTATTACTAAAGATACCAACGTTATGGTTATTTGTGCCGGTGGTGGTACTTCTGGAATTTTAGCCAAAGCATTAAACAAGATGGCCAAAGAACGTAACTTACCACTTCATGCAGCTGCTCGTGCTTATGGACAGCATATGGATATTATTAACGATATGGATTTAATTATTTTAGCTCCTCAAATGGACAGTATGAAGGGTAACTTGCAAGAAATTGCTGATCATGACGGCTCAAAACTTGTCACAACTACAGGACGGCAATACATTGAATTAACTCAAAATCCTGATAAGGCATTTAAGTTTGTAGTTGACAGTTTAGCTGGTAAAAATGATGAAAAGAAAGATGAAGATACAACAGGAAGTGTACCAAATGCAACAGTTTAA
- a CDS encoding PTS sugar transporter subunit IIB — protein MAKEVKLLAACGAGVNSSHQIKDAVEEEMKKRGHNVHVDAVMIKDVNEDMLNHYDAYLTIAKTDLAFEPKIPLIEAGPILYRIPAMAQPVYDKVEEVVKKVENE, from the coding sequence ATGGCAAAGGAAGTTAAATTATTAGCTGCTTGTGGTGCAGGAGTTAACTCTTCACACCAAATTAAAGATGCTGTTGAAGAAGAAATGAAAAAACGCGGTCACAATGTTCATGTTGATGCAGTAATGATTAAAGATGTAAATGAGGACATGCTTAACCATTATGATGCATACTTGACTATTGCTAAAACGGATCTAGCATTTGAACCTAAAATTCCTTTAATTGAAGCAGGTCCAATTCTTTACAGAATTCCAGCAATGGCTCAGCCAGTCTATGACAAGGTTGAAGAGGTAGTTAAGAAGGTAGAAAACGAATAG
- the lacG gene encoding 6-phospho-beta-galactosidase: MQQFKFPKDFYFGGATAAYQCEGATNEDGKGEVIWDKYLREQGTINPDPACDFYHRYPEDLELCKKFHINAIRVSIDWARIFPEGEGKIEPRGVEYYHKLFKKCHEEGVEPFVTLHHFDTPQALQDKGGWLSQEMLDAFVEYAKFCFKEYAGEVRYWITINEPTSMAGQQYVSGTFPPAYRDQFAKCFEAEYNQNLVHARIVNAYKEAGYTGQIGIVHALQTVYPATDSEGDRHAAELKDILENKFYLDGTLAGKYSKHTLALVKEIIDANGQQMIDIKPEEEKILLKAAKQLDFVGVNYYFSKFMKEYHGDTEIVHNGTGKKGTDVNRMKGVGEEVHPKDLPATDWDWIIYPQGMYDQLKRVYDDYPLVHSIYITENGMGYKDKFEGEDKVIDDTPRIDYLKQHMEQVAKAIEAGMPVNGYFVWSLQDMFSWTNGYSKRYGLFYVDFKTQKRYAKKSAYWYKKLAETRAIPSID, encoded by the coding sequence ATGCAACAGTTTAAATTTCCAAAAGATTTTTACTTTGGTGGAGCAACCGCTGCCTACCAATGTGAAGGCGCAACAAACGAAGACGGTAAAGGTGAAGTGATCTGGGATAAGTACTTGCGGGAGCAAGGAACGATTAATCCAGATCCAGCATGTGATTTTTATCATCGTTATCCAGAAGACTTGGAATTATGTAAAAAGTTCCATATTAATGCGATAAGGGTTTCAATTGATTGGGCTAGAATTTTTCCAGAAGGCGAAGGAAAGATTGAACCAAGAGGTGTGGAATACTATCATAAGTTGTTTAAGAAATGTCATGAAGAAGGCGTTGAACCTTTTGTAACGCTTCATCATTTTGATACGCCTCAAGCTTTGCAGGATAAAGGCGGTTGGTTATCTCAAGAAATGTTAGATGCTTTTGTTGAATATGCAAAATTTTGTTTTAAGGAATATGCAGGTGAAGTTAGATACTGGATTACAATTAATGAACCAACTTCAATGGCTGGTCAACAATATGTTAGTGGTACTTTTCCACCAGCATATAGGGATCAATTTGCTAAGTGCTTTGAAGCTGAATATAATCAGAATTTAGTTCATGCACGCATTGTTAATGCTTATAAAGAAGCAGGCTATACTGGTCAAATTGGTATTGTTCATGCTCTTCAGACAGTTTATCCAGCAACAGACAGTGAAGGCGATAGACATGCAGCTGAATTGAAAGATATTTTAGAAAATAAGTTTTATCTTGATGGAACATTAGCTGGTAAATATTCTAAGCATACTCTTGCCTTAGTGAAAGAAATTATTGATGCTAATGGTCAACAAATGATTGATATCAAGCCAGAAGAAGAAAAAATACTTCTTAAAGCTGCAAAACAATTAGATTTTGTTGGTGTTAACTATTATTTCTCGAAGTTTATGAAAGAATATCATGGCGATACCGAAATTGTTCATAACGGTACTGGTAAAAAGGGGACGGACGTTAATCGTATGAAAGGTGTTGGTGAAGAGGTTCACCCTAAAGATCTACCAGCAACTGATTGGGACTGGATTATTTATCCGCAAGGGATGTATGATCAATTAAAGCGCGTCTATGATGATTATCCACTCGTTCATTCAATATATATCACTGAAAATGGAATGGGCTATAAGGATAAGTTTGAAGGAGAGGATAAGGTTATTGATGATACTCCAAGAATTGATTATCTAAAACAGCATATGGAACAGGTTGCTAAGGCAATTGAAGCTGGCATGCCAGTTAATGGTTACTTTGTCTGGTCGCTACAAGACATGTTTTCTTGGACAAACGGTTATTCTAAGCGTTATGGTTTATTCTATGTCGATTTTAAGACGCAGAAGCGTTATGCAAAAAAGAGTGCATATTGGTATAAGAAATTAGCTGAAACTCGAGCAATTCCTTCTATTGATTAA
- a CDS encoding PTS transporter subunit IIC: MNAIIDFANAIFKPLIDMGAPTIMLVVLTIIALCFRVKFSKALEGGMKLAIALTAIGDIMNLLTTSFAPAMNQFVKNTGMHKDIMDMGWAPLATITWGSPYTLYFLLVLIILNVLMLIFKRTNTLDVDIFDVWHSAFVGLFAVFCGAPLWLATLLILLIGYLKIVNSDLMKPTFDDLLDAPSSNPMTTTHMNYMMNPVIMVFNKFFDKCLPWLDKYDFDSAKLNEKIGFWGSRFAIGVYLGIFVSLLAGYNFTTEQGWKTMFTLSFTAGACIELFSVIGSWFIASVEPLSQGISNFATSKFKGRTFNVGLDWPFIAGRAEIWAAANVLAPIMMIEAMVIPGNRLMPLGGIIAMGVTPALLVVTRGKIIRMIIIGTIELPIFLWAGTLVAPFVTQVAHQVGANIPAHALVSDTTMEGPIEKFLGYLVGNAWKQQGMFIVYAILAIAAYVLIFWWYSTEMKKRNAKYAAAAKEA; this comes from the coding sequence ATGAACGCGATAATTGATTTTGCGAATGCTATCTTTAAGCCTTTAATTGATATGGGAGCGCCGACAATCATGTTGGTTGTTCTTACTATCATTGCTCTGTGTTTCAGAGTTAAATTTAGTAAGGCGCTTGAAGGTGGTATGAAGTTAGCCATTGCCTTAACAGCGATCGGCGATATTATGAATTTGCTGACTACCAGTTTTGCACCAGCGATGAACCAATTCGTTAAGAATACTGGTATGCACAAAGATATTATGGATATGGGATGGGCGCCACTTGCTACTATTACGTGGGGTTCACCATATACTTTGTACTTCTTGTTAGTTTTAATCATCTTGAATGTTTTAATGTTGATTTTCAAGAGAACTAACACACTAGATGTTGATATCTTTGATGTTTGGCACTCAGCTTTCGTTGGTTTATTCGCAGTATTCTGCGGAGCACCACTATGGTTAGCAACTTTATTAATTTTACTTATTGGTTACTTAAAGATCGTCAACTCAGACTTAATGAAGCCAACCTTTGACGACTTGCTAGATGCTCCATCAAGCAACCCAATGACTACTACTCACATGAACTACATGATGAATCCAGTAATCATGGTCTTCAATAAGTTCTTTGATAAATGTTTACCATGGCTTGATAAATACGACTTTGACTCAGCTAAATTAAATGAAAAAATTGGTTTCTGGGGCAGTCGTTTCGCAATTGGTGTTTACTTAGGTATCTTTGTTTCATTACTTGCTGGCTATAACTTCACAACTGAACAAGGTTGGAAGACAATGTTTACTCTTTCCTTTACAGCCGGTGCATGTATTGAATTGTTCTCAGTTATTGGTTCTTGGTTCATTGCTTCTGTTGAACCATTATCACAAGGTATTTCAAACTTTGCTACTTCAAAATTCAAGGGACGTACATTCAATGTTGGTCTTGACTGGCCATTCATCGCTGGACGTGCAGAAATTTGGGCAGCTGCCAATGTTTTAGCTCCAATTATGATGATTGAAGCTATGGTTATTCCAGGCAACAGATTAATGCCTTTAGGTGGTATTATCGCCATGGGTGTTACTCCAGCCTTACTAGTCGTAACTCGTGGTAAGATCATTAGAATGATTATCATTGGTACGATTGAACTACCAATCTTCCTTTGGGCAGGTACTTTAGTTGCTCCATTTGTAACTCAAGTAGCTCACCAAGTTGGTGCTAACATCCCTGCCCACGCATTAGTATCAGATACTACTATGGAAGGTCCTATCGAAAAGTTCTTAGGCTACTTGGTAGGTAATGCTTGGAAACAACAAGGCATGTTTATTGTTTACGCAATTTTGGCAATTGCAGCTTATGTTTTAATTTTCTGGTGGTACTCAACAGAAATGAAGAAGCGTAATGCTAAATATGCTGCAGCTGCTAAAGAAGCATAA